The segment GCTGCGCCTCGCCGTGGTCGCCGATGTCGAGGTGCCGGGACTTGGCGGAGCTCAGATTCGTCCGCTTGAGCGGCCCGGGGCGGTAGTCCGCGACGCGCGCCGTCGAGGGGTCGTCCCCGTCGGCGGGTGTGACGAGGTTGACGACCATGTCCAGTGTGCCGTCCCGCTGGAAGTCGGCGACCGCGGCGGTCGCGACCTCCCCCTTCTTCGCGCCGAGAAGGGCGCTGACGGCCTGCTTGGGGCCGAACGAGCCGTTCGCGGCCCCCCACTGGATCGTCATCTTGATACCGGTGAGGCCGGGGTTGCTGATCTTGTCCCGGTGACCGTCGCCGTCGAGATCGCCGAGCAGCGTGGTGGCATCGGCCAGGCACGGGGCCGTCGTCGCGGCGGCCTTGCCGGACGGCGCCGCGCCGGCCGCATGGGCCGGGAAGCCGGCGACAGTCAGGGGCAGAGCGACAGCCGCGACCGGCACGGCGATCAGACGTAAGCGCTTGTGCAGCATCTTCAACTCCTCATGTGGATGCTGCGCGGTGAGATGCCGTCAGCTCCAGGCACGTTGATGCCCGGATCGCCGTATTACACAACCGTGACGTGCGAACGGGGCGTCGCCGCCCGGACGAGGCCCGCGACGGCTCGGGACCGGCTGTGCGGCGGCCAGGCGATCACCGTCGTGACCATCGGCGCATCCACCACCGGTACGGCGGCGAGATCCTCGCGTAGTTGGGTCCGGCACGACTCGGGCGCGATCCAGCAGGTGCGGCCGAGCGCGATCAGCTGGAACAACTGCGCATGGTCCCGGGCCTGCGGGCCGGGGCCGTCCGGGTAGGTACCGTCGCGGCGGGGCCAGCGCGGCAGCGGCAGGTCGGCCAGTGCGGCGACTTCGGCCGTGTGCACATGGGTCCGTGCGGTGAGGAGATGCCCGGCCGGCAGAATCACCACCTGCCCCTCCGTGCGGAGCTCTTCGGTGTCGAAGCCGGCCGTGGCGTCGAACGGCAGGTGCAGCAGAGCCACATCGGCCCGCCCGTCGCGCAGCATGCGTTCCTGCTCGCCGATGCCGCACAGGAGCAGATCGACGGTGACCGCATCGGGTTCGGCTGCGTAGGTGGCAAGCAGATTCGCCAGCAGATCGCTGGACGCCCCGGCCTTCGTGGCCAGGACCACGCCGGGCCGGCCGGTTGCGGCGAGCGCGGCGCGACGGGTGCGGCGTTCGGCGGCCTCGACCGCATCGAGCGCCGCCCGGGCCTCCCGCAGGAGCACCGCCCCGGCCTCCGTCAGAGTGACCGCCCGGCTGGTGCGTTGCAGCAACGCTGCCCCGAGACGCCGTTCGAGCTGACCGATCGCCCGCGACAGCGGGGGCTGCGCGATCCCGAGCCGTTGCGCGGCCCGGCCGAAGTGCAGCTCCTCGGCGACGGCGACGAAGTACCGCAACTCCCTTGTCTCCACGCCGATATGGTACC is part of the Streptomyces platensis genome and harbors:
- a CDS encoding LysR family transcriptional regulator, encoding METRELRYFVAVAEELHFGRAAQRLGIAQPPLSRAIGQLERRLGAALLQRTSRAVTLTEAGAVLLREARAALDAVEAAERRTRRAALAATGRPGVVLATKAGASSDLLANLLATYAAEPDAVTVDLLLCGIGEQERMLRDGRADVALLHLPFDATAGFDTEELRTEGQVVILPAGHLLTARTHVHTAEVAALADLPLPRWPRRDGTYPDGPGPQARDHAQLFQLIALGRTCWIAPESCRTQLREDLAAVPVVDAPMVTTVIAWPPHSRSRAVAGLVRAATPRSHVTVV
- a CDS encoding FG-GAP repeat domain-containing protein translates to MLHKRLRLIAVPVAAVALPLTVAGFPAHAAGAAPSGKAAATTAPCLADATTLLGDLDGDGHRDKISNPGLTGIKMTIQWGAANGSFGPKQAVSALLGAKKGEVATAAVADFQRDGTLDMVVNLVTPADGDDPSTARVADYRPGPLKRTNLSSAKSRHLDIGDHGEAQQLRIANYGGDAYPDLAIRNNAGDGTLDRDVRLTNPRSGPGNYDYDLQVKYGEFGTTSEPPAMPVDGWKHFYKPCS